GGTCGCTGTGCGGATGCTGGCTGAAGCTGACGGGTGGCGCCATTCAGCATGGCAGCAACGGCGCTCAGCGTGCTTTTTGGGCCGGGTTAGATAAGAGTGAAGAACAAGGTAGAAATCCGCTCTAGCTTTGCGGGAGGATTTCCTTTGTCCTTATTCTATAGCTCTAACTCTACCAGCTTTTTATGCTTACCAAAACCTTCGGCTCGGCCGTGCAGGGTGTGAACGCCTACACCATCATCATTGAGGTGGTGGTTTCGGCCGGCACGGGGTTCAACGTGGTGGGCCTGCCCGACAACGCCATCAAGGAGAGCCAGCAGCGCATTGAGGCGGCGCTGAAGTTTCGGGGCTACCGCATGCCGCGCACCAAAACCGTGGTGAACATGGCCCCGGCCGACATCCGCAAGGAAGGCGCGGCGTATGACCTGCCCATTGCGCTGGGCATTTTGCACGCCTCGCAGCAGTTGAATACGGAGCGGCTGCCCGAGTACATCATCATGGGCGAGATGTCGCTCGACGGCGAGTTGCGGCCCATCAAGGGCGTGCTGCCCATTGCCATTCAGGCCCGTAAAGAAGGCTTCAAGGGCATTATTCTGCCCAAGGAAAACGCCGAGGAAGCGGCCATTGTCAACAACCTCGACGTCATTGCCGTGGCCAGCATGCAAGAGGCCATCGACTTCTTCGAGGGCCGGCTTGACATCACGCCCAAGAAGGTGGACACGCGCGACCTGTTCCAGCATTCCGTGAATAAGTACACGGCCGACTTCGCCGACGTGCAGGGCCAGGAAAACATCAAGCGGGCGCTGGAAATAGCGGCAGCCGGCGGCCACAACGTGATTATGATAGGCCCGCCCGGCGCCGGCAAAACCATGCTGGCCAAACGCCTGCCCAGCATCTTGCCGCCCCTGAGCATGCAGGAGGCGCTGGAAACCACCAAAATCCACTCGGTGGCCGGCAAGCTGGCGGGCGGCGGGCTGCTGAGCACGCGGCCGTTTCGGGCACCGCACCACACCATTTCCGACGTGGCGCTGGTGGGCGGGGGCGGCAACCCGCAGCCCGGCGAAATCTCGCTGGCCCACAACGGCGTGCTGTTTCTCGACGAGCTGCCGGAGTTCAAGCGCACGGTGCTGGAGGTGATGCGCCAGCCGCTGGAGGAGCGCCGCGTCACCATTTCGCGCGCCAAGGTCAGCATTGAGTTTCCGGCCAATTTTATGCTCATCGCCAGCATGAACCCCTGCCCCTGCGGATATTACAATCACCCCGAGAAGGAATGCGTGTGCGGCCCCGGCGTGGTGCAGAAGTACCTGAACAAGGTTTCGGGCCCGCTGCTCGACCGCATCGACCTGCACGTGGAGGTGACGCCCGTGACCTTCGACCAGATGACGGAAACCCGCAAGGCCGAAACCAGCGCCGACATTCAGCCCCGCGTGGACCGGGCCCGCGCCGTGCAGGAAGCCCGCTTTCGCGAATACGCCGACATTCACTCCAACGCCATGATGCCCCCGCAGATGGTGAAGGACCTGTGCGCCATCAGCGAAGAGGGGCGCACGCTGCTGAAGACAGCCATGGAGCGCCTCGGCCTGAGCGCCCGCGCCTACGACCGGATTCTGAAAGTGGCCCGCACCATTGCCGACCTGGCCGGCGCCGACGACATTCAGCTGCCGCACCTGGCCGAAGCCATTCAGTACCGCAGCCTCGACCGCGAGGGCTGGGCCGGCTAACGCCCGGTATCAGCCGTGACCGCAGCGGCTGGAAGATGCATTTTTTGCGCGCTGATGCGCCGCTGCCACCACATGATGACCGGGACGCCAACCAGCGTGGGCCACAGGAAATTGTAGGGAAAGGGAATGAAGCGCAGACTGGTGACCGAAAACGCCGACACGGCCGCGATGTAGGAAGCCAGAAAGCCGGAAATATGGTTGCGCAGCCACTGGTTTTTGGCCCAGTGCCCGGCGTTAGCGTAGCCGCGCAGCTGCCGGGCCGCCGTCATGGCGCCTATTGCGCCAAACACGCCCACGGGAATGTTGCGGGCCACTAAGGCATAGCCCACCGTGCCCAGAAATACGGCCAGCCCGACGCCGGCCACGGCCCAGTCGAAGGGCGCCACTTCGGCGTCCCAGGCCAAGTGCTTGAGGTAGAGCGAGCGGTAGCCAAAGCAGGCCATGTAGAGGCTGAACACGGCCGTGAGCAGCAAAAACAAGCTGTGGATGTGCTGTGCGCCCACCAGCGCCGTGAGGCCGGCCACGGCCATGGCCCAGAAAAACACCCGGCCCCAACGGCGGTGGGCCGCGCCGCCCTTGCGCACGGCCAGCGCCACGGGCGCCACGAAAAAGCCAATAAATCCGGCGGTGATGTGCAGGTAGCGGTTGACCTGAAAGAAGGTTTCCATGGCATTCGACGCGGTCAATGATTCACCGCAGCCGAAAGATGGCAGGCTAGGCCCGGCACAACCCCGGAAAAATGCCTGAACCGTCGGCTTCAGCAGCTGAAGCATCTTTTAGGACAGACCAGGCGATTGCGGCGCTACAGCTTCGCCCCTACTTTGAACTCTATCACGTCGGCGGCGCCGCGGTGAATTTTCAGGTCGATGGCGCCGAACAGCAAGTCGGTGAAGTGGTACTTCAGGCCCAGGCGCTCGTAGTAGGGCGTGCTCGATTTGTAGGGCGCGTACACGTAGAAGCCCAGGTGCGAATCGAAAGCCAGGCGACCAAACAGCAACTCGTGGCCGATAAATACGCCCGCCTTTTTCACGTCGGGCTGCTTGAGGCCGGCACGGGTGGTGTCGTTCAGGGTGGCTTTCAGGCTGCGGTCGTTGAAGCCCTCCACGCCCAGCAGCAGGTTGGATTTGCGGTTCATGCGGCGGCCCACGGCCAGCGTCACCGAGTTCACGAGGTACTTCTGCTTGTCGCCCTCGGTGCGTTGCTTGAAGCCCAGGCTGGTGCTCACGTTGTAGAACATGTGGCCCACGTCTTCCGGGGCCGGCGCGTAAGGGTTCACCTGCACGGGGTGGCGCTGCTCGTGGTAGTTGAGGCCCAGCACCAGCGAAGGCAGGTTCACGCCAAAGTTGGGCTTGGTGGTGGCGCCGTTGGAAAAGTGGTTCAGGCCGATGCCGGCCAGCAGGCCCAGGTGCGGGGTAAGGGCGTAGTCGTACTCAAACCGCAGCTGCAGCGTGGCGTTGAGGGCCGAGCTGGCAATGGTGTTTTTGTGGTTGGTTTCCTGGTTGTAGGGGTTGGTGAGGTAGGCCAGCCCGGTGCCCAGCCGGAAGCTAAAATCGTGCTTCTCGCCCCGCGAAAACGACTTGCTGATGTAGGGGCTGGCCGCAAAGGCGTAGCCCAGCACCGGGTTGTGAAAGTCGTAGTACGTGAGGGCCAAGCCAATTTTCGGAAACTTGTACCAGCCGTGCCAGGGCGCGGCGCCGGTGGTTTGGCGCTGCAGGTTGATTTCGAACCCCGTGGGGTGCGAGGCCACCAAGTGACGGATGGCGTAGGTGTGCGCCATGATGATGCTGCCCTGCGCATACGCTCCCACCACCAGCGGCATGCGCGGGGCCTCAGGCGCAGTAGCGGGCGCCTCCTGCGCGCGGGCGCCAAAGCCACTCAGGCAAAGAAAAGCCACCGGCTTCCATCGGCACGAGAAACGGAATAGAGGAAACATAGCGGGCACTTTAAGCCCAAAAATAGCACCCCGCAGCGCTCCACGACCGAAAAGGCATGAAACGTACAGAATTTTGGCAACCTCTGGCCGATAACCGTGGTATACGGCTCGGTTCACGGCTTCCGTGCGCCTCACCCCCCACCACTTTTTACTTATTCCTATCCCTTTGCCCTTATGAAAAAGCTCGCGCTTTCTCTCGCACTGCTGGCCGGTACCGCCGCCGCAGCCAATGCCCAATCTACCCGCTTCGGCCTCAAAGCCGGCGTGAACTACACCACTTTCTCCGGCGATGGCGTGGAAGACGCCAAGTACAAGTTCGGCGCCGTGGGCGGCGTGGCCGCCAACTTCGGCTTCTCCGAGTCCCTGTCGCTCCAAACCGAGCTGCTCTACTCGCAGAAGGGCACCGAAATCAAGAACAGCAACTACAATTTCAAGCTGAACTACATTGAGCTGCCCATCATGTTCCGCTACACCCTGGCCGATGGCAAAGGCCCTTTCCTGCAGGCCGGCCCGCAGATTGGCTACCTGGCCAAGGTAAAGCTGTCGGACGGCGACGGCAACGAAATCAAACTCGACAACGACGCCTACCAAAACATCGCGCTGGGCTACGTGGCCGCCGTGGGCTACCAGCTCGAGTCGGGCCTCAGCATTGAAGGCCGCTTCAACGGCGACATCAACAGCGTGGGCAAAGACAACGACGTGAACGACCAGCAGCGCAACCGCGTGTTCTCGGTACAGTTGGGCTACATGTTTGGCGGCAAGTAATTTTGCTTGCTTTTTGAGAAGGCCCGGTGTCCATGTGGACGCCGGGCCTTTTCTTTTGCAAAAGGAAATTAATGGCTGAATAAATACAAGTTGTTATTTGGATGAAGTTTCCCCGTAGCTTTGCGCCGCATTTTTAATTTCATTCTCACTTTTTTTCTCCGCAACAATGAAAAAAGTTATCCTTTCCCTGGCCCTGGTGGCTGGTATTTCGGCCACGGCTTCGGCCCAGGCTACGTTCGGCGTGAAGGCCGGCGCTTCGCTCACCACCCTCGGCGGCCCCGATGCTTCGGGCTTCTCTAACAAGGTAGGCCTCAACGCTGGCGTGCTGGCCAACCTGGCCTTCGGCGACGCGCTGTCGCTGCAGCCCGAAGTGCTGTTTTCGATGAAAGGCGCTGCTGATTCGAACAACTCGAAAAACAAAATCAACCTCAACTACATCGACGTGCCGGTGATGCTGCAGTACAACGCCGACGGCCTGTTCTTCGAAGCTGGCCCGCAGGTGGGCTTCCTGGCCTCGGCCAAAGCCACCGATGGCACCAACGACGTGGATGTGAAAGACCAGCTCAACACCGTGGACTTCGGCTACGCCGTGGGCCTGGGCTACAAGCTCGAAACCGGTCCGATGATTGGCCTGCGCTACAACGGCGGCATCACCAGCATCGACAAGGAAGAGTCCGGCACCACCGCAGCCAAGATTCGCAACAACGCGTTCCAGCTGTACGTGGGCTTCATGTTCGGCGGCAAATAAGCTTCCCGAAGCTCCATTCATGAAAACCCCGGCCTTGCGTGCAAGGCCGGGGTTTTTTGTGGCCCGTAGGCCCGCAGTGGCGTAGCTTCGAGGCTTCATCTTTTTCTCTTATTCCTTTCCATGAAACCACACATTCTATCCCTTCTTTTGCTGCTGGCGGCTGGCACGGCCGCGCAGGCCCAGAGCGCCCCCCGGTTCGGCCTCAAAGCAGGCGTCAGCTCGGCCACCTACGCGGGCAAAGACAACACGGCGACGACGGCCAAAATCGGCGTCAACGCCGGCATCACCCTCAACCTTGGGCTCACCGACCAGCTTTCTATACAACCAGAAGTGCTGTTTTCGCAGAAGGGCACCAAGCTGAGCTATAATCAGGACAACAGCGACGTGACGGTGTTTCTGACCAATGGCAACGCCTTTGGCCGCAAGGGCTCGGGCACCTACACCCAAACGCTGAACTACCTCGACGTGCCGGTGCTGCTGCGCTACAACATTGGGCCGACCGACGGCGCCGGGTTTTTCGTGGAAGCTGGCCCGCAGGTGAGCTTCCTGCTCTCGCAGCGCGGCGAGGTGAGCGGCGACAAAGCCACCGTGGTACTGGCCGGCCCCACCCGCAACGACATCAACTCGCCCCGCACCGAGCTGCCGTGCTTCACGGTCGACAACACCACCGCCGAC
This DNA window, taken from Hymenobacter sp. 5317J-9, encodes the following:
- a CDS encoding YifB family Mg chelatase-like AAA ATPase — encoded protein: MLTKTFGSAVQGVNAYTIIIEVVVSAGTGFNVVGLPDNAIKESQQRIEAALKFRGYRMPRTKTVVNMAPADIRKEGAAYDLPIALGILHASQQLNTERLPEYIIMGEMSLDGELRPIKGVLPIAIQARKEGFKGIILPKENAEEAAIVNNLDVIAVASMQEAIDFFEGRLDITPKKVDTRDLFQHSVNKYTADFADVQGQENIKRALEIAAAGGHNVIMIGPPGAGKTMLAKRLPSILPPLSMQEALETTKIHSVAGKLAGGGLLSTRPFRAPHHTISDVALVGGGGNPQPGEISLAHNGVLFLDELPEFKRTVLEVMRQPLEERRVTISRAKVSIEFPANFMLIASMNPCPCGYYNHPEKECVCGPGVVQKYLNKVSGPLLDRIDLHVEVTPVTFDQMTETRKAETSADIQPRVDRARAVQEARFREYADIHSNAMMPPQMVKDLCAISEEGRTLLKTAMERLGLSARAYDRILKVARTIADLAGADDIQLPHLAEAIQYRSLDREGWAG
- a CDS encoding acyloxyacyl hydrolase, encoding MFPLFRFSCRWKPVAFLCLSGFGARAQEAPATAPEAPRMPLVVGAYAQGSIIMAHTYAIRHLVASHPTGFEINLQRQTTGAAPWHGWYKFPKIGLALTYYDFHNPVLGYAFAASPYISKSFSRGEKHDFSFRLGTGLAYLTNPYNQETNHKNTIASSALNATLQLRFEYDYALTPHLGLLAGIGLNHFSNGATTKPNFGVNLPSLVLGLNYHEQRHPVQVNPYAPAPEDVGHMFYNVSTSLGFKQRTEGDKQKYLVNSVTLAVGRRMNRKSNLLLGVEGFNDRSLKATLNDTTRAGLKQPDVKKAGVFIGHELLFGRLAFDSHLGFYVYAPYKSSTPYYERLGLKYHFTDLLFGAIDLKIHRGAADVIEFKVGAKL
- a CDS encoding porin family protein; protein product: MKKLALSLALLAGTAAAANAQSTRFGLKAGVNYTTFSGDGVEDAKYKFGAVGGVAANFGFSESLSLQTELLYSQKGTEIKNSNYNFKLNYIELPIMFRYTLADGKGPFLQAGPQIGYLAKVKLSDGDGNEIKLDNDAYQNIALGYVAAVGYQLESGLSIEGRFNGDINSVGKDNDVNDQQRNRVFSVQLGYMFGGK
- a CDS encoding porin family protein; its protein translation is MKKVILSLALVAGISATASAQATFGVKAGASLTTLGGPDASGFSNKVGLNAGVLANLAFGDALSLQPEVLFSMKGAADSNNSKNKINLNYIDVPVMLQYNADGLFFEAGPQVGFLASAKATDGTNDVDVKDQLNTVDFGYAVGLGYKLETGPMIGLRYNGGITSIDKEESGTTAAKIRNNAFQLYVGFMFGGK
- a CDS encoding porin family protein, whose amino-acid sequence is MKPHILSLLLLLAAGTAAQAQSAPRFGLKAGVSSATYAGKDNTATTAKIGVNAGITLNLGLTDQLSIQPEVLFSQKGTKLSYNQDNSDVTVFLTNGNAFGRKGSGTYTQTLNYLDVPVLLRYNIGPTDGAGFFVEAGPQVSFLLSQRGEVSGDKATVVLAGPTRNDINSPRTELPCFTVDNTTADLNTTTFGYALGVGYRFSNALSLSARYTGDFSRAYKSGEGKAEVLKPYRDPNVKFTNPEVRNSAFQVQVGYVLGGN